ATCTCAACCTGCCATATTATCCATCGATTCATCCCTCTGTTAATATACAGTTagtgttgttttctttttcttgtaaaattgGTATGCAAGTTCCAAGTCTTCTACCGACCATGGAATTGGAAGGTAATACATCATGTGCCTTTTTGACTCAAAGAGCTCTTCCCATATGCGCAGACAAAAGAATCttcttttaacaaaatataGTCGATTATAGCCGCCAAAATCAGAAGACAAAAAGTGCTAGATTCGGATTGGAAACCAGAAATGTGAACTCCATTTTCAAAACTcattaattaagcatgcaacctaattaatttaaaaaaaaaaattggggacAATCGAAGCGgtccaattttattttgtttcctcTACACTCTAAAATTGTAAATAGAGAAGCAAATGTTCAACAGATAAAAAATGATACTCATGCAGAGGAGGGAAACAGAATCCACCTGAGCTACAATGCTGAAAAGCTATAGGCTGCTCCTTTCAAACCTAAAAGATTAGGGGAGGGTAAAATTTCTATAAGAATCAAGATCCTCCTGGTAAAAATCTCTGTACACTAGTTTTTTTAATCCTAGTCTAATTAAGCTTGATTGATCAAGGATTTGGCGTCTATAAACGTTCCATGAAACCCGTATGGAACCCTGGATGGTAATTTAATCGAAGATTCAAGTTGTAAATTTATGGCGTCTACTATTTGGAGTTCTGATTTCCAACTATTTTCATCATGAACAAAGGAAATAATATAACCGTCATCTTCAGCTGATTCACAATTATCGTCTCGAGGCAAGAAAAACGGCTCCCCACCAAATTTTTTATCGCCGTAAATGTACTTTTTTACCTCCCCAGTAAAAAGATCAATCTTGGCAAATCCCGACACTTTTGGCCATGGTTCAGCAATGGCAAGATAAGCATACCGTGTTCTTCTTCCAAGCCGGTTCCTATTCACCATTCCAGCTTCCAAGTTCACTTGCTCCGATTCCGAGATTATTGGGCGACGTGTGGACTTACCTGTCTTCAAATTGAGCCTAATTTCGGACAACACACTTTTCAAACTCTCATCACATTCATTGAAAATAGAGTCGGGAGGTGTCATACAAGAACCAATCACTACAACTTCATCCGATTCCGGCTCTTCCCAAGCGTTCCATAGATGAAAACAGAAAGTATCAGGGGATTCAACCCATATTATATCCTTGGAATCACTTGCATTTTTAGAAAGAATCCCGAAGGAAGACTTCTTGTTCTTATCGTAAATTACTGGCGAGCCACCGAAGATCATTTCTTGCAGCTTGAACAGCACTTGCTGATTGGGGATCACAACGAAATTCTCGGTGATGGCGAAATCATGCATCATGGTTGGCATGGATAGAGGGATCTCGACATCCGGTGATTTTGTGCCGTCAGGTTGAAACTTGAAGTACTTTAAGTAGGGCTTTTGGATAACATCGTAACTCAAAGCAAAGAGTTCTTTGGAAAAAGGATCGATTTTGGGGTGTGCAATCATTGTAGATTCAAGTTGATCATCAAAATTGTATCTTCCAACGGTTTCCAAATCTCCCGAGGGACTGATGCGCAAGTGGTAAGGAAGGTCATCTTCGGACATAGCTAGAAGTCGATTATTGAAGTAAACTAAGCCCGCATTAGCTACCCCAGTGCCTTGTTTGTGATCAACAAGGCCGAAAAGGCCTCTGGCATAGAAAAGTAAGAGTCTGGCAATCCCTGAGTGGCCATGTAATTCACCGATTGCTTTAGGGAAAACAGGGCGACCCAACTCTTTCTCTTGTAAAAATCTTTGTGTCTCAGTAAAACGACAAGCATAGCTGGCGTTGCCATTATCAATGGTAACGGCGTGTACCATGCCGTCACCATCGAAGAAGTGGTGACCTGCAACGGGCTCGAACAAAGGGTTGGCTCCATTGCGGAGATACACGCCGTTGATGCAAGAAGGGATAGTGCCGGTGACAGGAAGGGCCTGCTTGACGGGCTGTTCAGGGACGGGAGCGAAGTTTCCGGAGATTTGCACATGTGGGTCTGCGGTTTTAGGAAGTGGGTGTTGAAGCTCAAGTGAGACCAAGGCGCTTTCAGCCATGTCAAGTGCCATGGCTGCAGCTCTTTGGAGGAGGTTCCACTGTGGGTGGCGGTGGGTTTTAGGTTGTACTTGTACATTTACAGAGTCGTCTTCTATGGGGATTAAGGGGTTTTGGTAGGGTTGTTTTGGGAAATGGAGGACTGAAGGAGAGTGCAAAGCAGAGTGAATGATGCTGATATTGTGGGTTCTGTTGGGCTGCCGACTGTTCCAGGAGATGGATGTTGGAGAGTGGCCCAAATGTACCGTTGATGAGGAGGCAGAGGAAAGAGGATGGGAAATCTGGGGTTTGGCACAATTACATGAGGAAGAAGCCATAGCTTTTAAAGGGTAGAAGGCAGAACTCAAAAATGCGTTTTGTGATTGGTCTTGGGATAAAGAAAGTGTATAAGGAGACAGATTCAGATGAAAGAATGAGTGAGTGTGCTTTGGGgcaagaaagaagagaaaatggagGTATAAATAGAGTGGGGGGATGGCTAAACCTATCCCAGACATCTAAGGGATGGGCACGTGGTGAACTTGTGCAATGGGCACCAAGTCATCCATAAGAAATTATTGTATCAGCTAGTTACTTAAGTTAGTAATCTATATTATCTTCgtttaaattatgtcatttaaTGAAGTTGTTGAAATCAGATTACATAACTTGCTTGCTGAAAATGATATACTGTGATGCAacgtaattattttatacactTCCTTTATTGTGATTGATTGCCAATTGCTGATATTGTTGTAGACCGAAGAAAACAGAGTATCCCATCAAGAGGAAAATTAATAAGGGTAGTTTATGAATTACTAGAAGATGCATCAATCTGAAGAGCCAAACCCAATAATATTTGCTTGGCAAAGGGTCCCCAATTTAGGGACCAAATGAGATGAGATTCAGAAACACACTCATTCGCACACAAAGGCAGGGAGTGAAATCAAATCAGTCACCTCACCTCACCTCACCTCACCTCACCCcatctcattttttttttatgcatattattattttaaattttgattaaatttgtttttaagcaAATAGGAGATCACAAAgaattataaatatacatttctcttcttctttttttgccataatatataatttagacattgaacttatttatttgtatttagttggtttctaatattttttttgaatttagttagtccttaaacttaaacttgtattttaacAATCACGTTAATATCTCTGcattaatacttttaatttgtGGAGAAGTACTAACCtgattaatgaaatattattttgaagattaattaaatacaaataaataaatttaatagtcaaattatatattattgttttacaCAGGGAGtgcttatattatttctattaatcCTATAATTTCATTATCATAGAGCCTATATTAACATACAATTAcgtaaataattttgtaagaGTCTATGTCGGCGTCCCTCC
This sequence is a window from Gossypium raimondii isolate GPD5lz chromosome 5, ASM2569854v1, whole genome shotgun sequence. Protein-coding genes within it:
- the LOC105771210 gene encoding 9-cis-epoxycarotenoid dioxygenase NCED2, chloroplastic — its product is MASSSCNCAKPQISHPLSSASSSTVHLGHSPTSISWNSRQPNRTHNISIIHSALHSPSVLHFPKQPYQNPLIPIEDDSVNVQVQPKTHRHPQWNLLQRAAAMALDMAESALVSLELQHPLPKTADPHVQISGNFAPVPEQPVKQALPVTGTIPSCINGVYLRNGANPLFEPVAGHHFFDGDGMVHAVTIDNGNASYACRFTETQRFLQEKELGRPVFPKAIGELHGHSGIARLLLFYARGLFGLVDHKQGTGVANAGLVYFNNRLLAMSEDDLPYHLRISPSGDLETVGRYNFDDQLESTMIAHPKIDPFSKELFALSYDVIQKPYLKYFKFQPDGTKSPDVEIPLSMPTMMHDFAITENFVVIPNQQVLFKLQEMIFGGSPVIYDKNKKSSFGILSKNASDSKDIIWVESPDTFCFHLWNAWEEPESDEVVVIGSCMTPPDSIFNECDESLKSVLSEIRLNLKTGKSTRRPIISESEQVNLEAGMVNRNRLGRRTRYAYLAIAEPWPKVSGFAKIDLFTGEVKKYIYGDKKFGGEPFFLPRDDNCESAEDDGYIISFVHDENSWKSELQIVDAINLQLESSIKLPSRVPYGFHGTFIDAKSLINQA